From a single Fulvivirga ulvae genomic region:
- a CDS encoding ABC transporter permease → MIKNYLKIAVRNLLRFKTYTAINLAGMVMGLSIGILILIFVMDELSFDKFHSKRNNIYRVVTHMGEKSMDQNGWAIGHKLRTEFPEVEAVVYTRNAYALQVNHNGKKYDENMHFASEEFFRVFSFEMIQGSPERALEAPYSVVITESTRNRYFDTENVVGKVLTIGDSIDFVVTGVVADVPSQSHIQFDMLLSFSTYEKLNPNFTYSGGWGNINVHNYVLLKEGANFASLSAKVRNIYMDNVGEWLQKMGMILYVELEPLNDVYLKSEVPNGFGPQGSISQVYLVAAIAIFVILLACTNFVNLTTARAVYRAKEVGLRKVVGSSRSLVFWQFLSESFILTVGAFLLAMLIADMALPLFNSLMSKSYDFSDFFSAANLLCMLVLVLTVSILSGYYPAWVMSGYKPAQVLKGKLQTGRKGVRLRRMLVVFQFVISAGLVLGTLIVLRQLDYMQDQDLGFNKEQVLVVDGTQASSANTFESFKHSVSSNAFVEQVTYANALPGKPGWAGQVAFPEGFPEGENVVTEYMSIDEDYISTLRLELIAGRNFSKDSKAELDEGVIINETAVKEMRWETPDKAIGKRITSPSGYPEGTVIGVVKDYHGLGLQTKISPKVMDYNPDASRYFAIYFNTGNTADMVSDIKNSWSNHFPGDNFEYFFLDQEFDRQYRAEQRLMKVLVIFAVLTIVIAGIGLLGLISFMIISKTKEIGVRKVLGAGVWNIAGMLSKEFLVLVIASNFIAIPLIWYAGNYWLEGFAYRMTLQPDIFIITFVITLGMTFITVSYKTIKAAMLDPVQTLRNE, encoded by the coding sequence ATGATAAAGAATTACCTGAAAATAGCCGTCCGAAACCTGTTAAGATTCAAAACCTATACAGCAATTAATCTTGCCGGCATGGTGATGGGCCTGAGTATTGGGATTTTGATCCTGATATTCGTTATGGATGAACTCTCTTTTGACAAGTTCCATAGCAAGAGGAATAACATCTATCGTGTGGTAACGCATATGGGAGAGAAAAGTATGGATCAGAACGGTTGGGCGATTGGACATAAGTTGAGAACCGAATTTCCTGAGGTGGAGGCAGTGGTTTACACCAGAAATGCCTACGCATTACAGGTAAATCACAATGGGAAAAAGTATGATGAAAATATGCATTTTGCCAGTGAGGAGTTTTTCAGGGTTTTTTCTTTCGAAATGATTCAGGGCAGTCCGGAACGTGCACTGGAGGCGCCATACTCAGTGGTAATTACGGAAAGTACACGCAACAGGTACTTTGATACTGAAAACGTGGTAGGCAAAGTACTTACGATAGGAGATAGTATCGACTTTGTTGTTACCGGCGTGGTCGCCGATGTGCCCTCCCAGTCACATATTCAGTTTGATATGTTGCTATCCTTTTCTACTTATGAGAAGCTCAATCCTAACTTTACTTATAGTGGTGGCTGGGGCAACATCAATGTGCATAACTATGTGCTGCTAAAGGAGGGTGCTAATTTTGCATCTCTTAGCGCCAAGGTGCGCAATATTTATATGGACAATGTGGGGGAGTGGCTGCAGAAAATGGGGATGATACTATATGTTGAACTCGAACCGTTAAACGATGTCTACCTAAAGTCTGAGGTTCCAAACGGTTTTGGCCCCCAAGGTTCCATTTCGCAGGTTTACCTGGTTGCTGCCATTGCCATATTTGTGATATTGCTGGCTTGCACCAACTTCGTAAATCTGACTACTGCACGTGCTGTTTACAGGGCCAAAGAAGTGGGATTGAGAAAGGTTGTGGGATCATCCCGGTCGTTAGTGTTCTGGCAGTTTCTGAGTGAGTCATTTATCCTTACGGTTGGTGCCTTTTTGCTGGCCATGTTGATTGCAGATATGGCTCTGCCACTTTTTAACAGTCTAATGTCAAAGTCATATGATTTCTCCGACTTTTTTAGTGCAGCTAATCTTTTGTGCATGCTGGTATTGGTGCTGACGGTTTCAATATTGTCAGGCTATTACCCTGCCTGGGTGATGTCTGGTTATAAGCCTGCCCAGGTATTGAAAGGCAAACTTCAAACAGGCAGGAAAGGAGTGAGGCTTAGGCGAATGCTTGTGGTTTTCCAATTCGTAATTTCAGCAGGGCTGGTATTAGGCACTTTGATCGTGCTGCGTCAATTAGATTATATGCAGGATCAGGATCTGGGATTCAACAAAGAACAAGTGCTGGTAGTAGATGGCACCCAGGCTTCATCTGCGAACACTTTTGAGTCATTTAAGCATTCCGTTAGCTCAAATGCTTTTGTAGAGCAGGTTACCTATGCCAACGCACTTCCGGGCAAGCCCGGTTGGGCAGGGCAGGTTGCTTTTCCGGAAGGGTTTCCGGAAGGAGAAAATGTGGTGACCGAATATATGTCCATCGATGAGGATTATATTTCAACCCTTAGGTTGGAACTGATTGCTGGCAGGAATTTCAGTAAAGACAGCAAGGCAGAGCTTGATGAAGGAGTGATCATTAATGAGACTGCTGTGAAGGAAATGCGATGGGAAACGCCCGATAAAGCCATAGGCAAACGCATCACTTCACCCTCGGGGTATCCTGAGGGAACAGTAATTGGTGTGGTGAAAGACTATCACGGACTTGGCCTTCAAACCAAAATATCTCCTAAGGTGATGGATTATAACCCTGATGCAAGCAGGTACTTTGCCATATATTTTAATACCGGAAACACTGCTGATATGGTGTCGGATATTAAAAATAGCTGGAGCAATCATTTTCCGGGCGACAATTTCGAATATTTCTTCCTTGACCAGGAGTTTGACAGACAGTATCGGGCTGAGCAAAGGCTTATGAAGGTTTTGGTCATTTTTGCTGTGCTCACCATTGTTATTGCCGGAATTGGCCTTTTGGGGCTGATCTCTTTTATGATTATTTCCAAAACCAAGGAAATAGGTGTGAGAAAAGTACTTGGTGCAGGTGTCTGGAATATTGCAGGTATGCTGTCAAAAGAATTTCTTGTATTGGTGATAGCCTCCAACTTTATAGCCATCCCCTTGATATGGTACGCCGGCAATTACTGGTTGGAAGGCTTTGCCTATCGGATGACACTCCAGCCTGATATTTTCATTATCACTTTCGTCATTACCCTGGGAATGACCTTTATCACGGTAAGCTATAAAACCATAAAGGCTGCTATGCTAGACCCGGTGCAGACATTGAGGAATGAGTAG
- a CDS encoding ABC transporter permease produces the protein MLRNHIIIALRNIWREKTFSFLNIAGLSVGISCALILILYINNEFSHDKHHDNAENLYRLNTVFPGSDGDGMPTGSPPIVWAMKEELPEIENAVRVVNPPQVEKNLLRFRDRMFYETRGFIVDSTFFDVFSYDFVEGSPETALDRPSTVVIKESIAKKLFAESSAIGQLITIINGDDPYEYEVTGVIADRQPNSHIDANFFMTMNSPGWGEFINGITTWAGQNFIFSYIKIKEGTDPAQLQSKINDVLQKRGAEHFKAMGRSKELRMSAVPDIHLHSGFDLDLGTNGSIEQVSIISLIGFFILVIACVNFVNLATAKAGKRALEIGIRKTLGAQRTSLIIQFFMEVVLFILLATVLGFLLMDILLPFFNYLMGQELVLSTVLTPDILVAIGAVLGLTAIVSGSYPALLLSAYQPAKVLKQKEAAGSGAQMFRKALVVFQFVISIVLIGAVTIMLQQMNYMNSYEKGFSSGSKIIVPLNTSTAKANYENMRRQLSNIAGVNQVTAASYLPGDQVFNDMRVYAEGQSISDGVLTGINRVDYDYLETLKLQVITGRSFSRDITGNESDVILNRKAVSDYGYTPEEIIGREVFTDSFSGERFSFRVIGVIEDFNQRSLHYGIEPLMLQHRKEENYEYMMVTVSPGSFKAVVDRMEDLWHELVQDTPWEYTELDQSLRSKYEADQKAIVLIFSAAIIAIIIACLGLFGLSLFTAQKRQKEISIRKVFGASVRQLMRIQYKSFFTMVLISLFIAIPVIYYGMGQWLAGFVYRVEIGAEAFIMSGAIAFIIAILTVSYQSVKVALANPVDVLRNE, from the coding sequence ATGTTACGAAACCATATTATCATTGCCTTAAGAAATATCTGGAGAGAAAAGACCTTCTCATTTTTAAATATAGCAGGTCTGTCAGTGGGAATTAGCTGTGCGCTGATATTGATCCTTTACATCAATAATGAGTTCAGCCACGACAAGCACCATGACAATGCGGAGAACCTTTACCGGCTAAATACTGTATTTCCCGGTTCTGACGGAGATGGCATGCCTACAGGTTCACCACCAATCGTATGGGCGATGAAGGAAGAGCTGCCCGAAATCGAAAATGCGGTGAGGGTAGTTAATCCGCCTCAGGTAGAAAAGAACCTGCTTCGTTTTAGGGATAGGATGTTTTATGAGACCAGGGGCTTTATAGTTGACTCTACTTTCTTTGATGTCTTTAGCTATGATTTTGTTGAAGGTTCACCGGAAACTGCCCTGGATAGGCCAAGTACGGTAGTAATAAAAGAGTCTATAGCCAAAAAGCTGTTTGCAGAAAGCTCGGCCATAGGGCAGTTGATAACCATTATCAATGGTGATGATCCTTATGAATATGAAGTTACAGGTGTAATAGCCGACAGGCAACCAAACTCACACATTGATGCCAACTTCTTCATGACAATGAACAGCCCCGGCTGGGGTGAATTTATTAATGGCATAACTACCTGGGCAGGTCAAAACTTTATATTTTCTTATATCAAAATAAAAGAAGGTACTGACCCCGCACAGTTGCAGTCTAAAATAAACGATGTGCTTCAAAAGCGTGGTGCGGAGCATTTCAAGGCTATGGGCAGGTCAAAAGAACTTAGAATGAGCGCCGTGCCTGATATCCACCTGCATTCCGGGTTTGATCTTGATCTGGGCACCAACGGCAGTATAGAGCAGGTTAGCATTATTTCATTGATCGGTTTTTTCATCCTGGTGATCGCCTGCGTCAATTTTGTGAACCTTGCTACTGCCAAAGCTGGGAAAAGGGCGCTTGAGATCGGCATTAGAAAAACCCTTGGCGCCCAACGCACATCCCTCATCATTCAGTTTTTTATGGAAGTGGTGCTTTTTATACTCCTGGCAACAGTCCTTGGTTTTTTGTTGATGGATATATTGCTTCCCTTCTTCAACTACCTCATGGGGCAGGAGCTGGTACTGTCTACAGTGCTTACTCCGGATATATTAGTTGCCATAGGTGCTGTACTTGGCCTTACCGCTATTGTTTCGGGAAGTTATCCAGCCCTGCTGCTTTCAGCTTACCAACCAGCCAAAGTACTAAAGCAAAAGGAAGCTGCAGGTAGCGGTGCACAGATGTTCAGAAAGGCCCTGGTAGTCTTTCAATTTGTGATCTCCATTGTGCTGATAGGGGCAGTGACCATTATGTTACAACAAATGAATTACATGAATAGCTATGAGAAAGGCTTTTCGTCAGGTTCAAAAATAATAGTACCACTGAACACCTCTACGGCCAAGGCCAATTATGAAAATATGCGTCGGCAACTGAGCAACATTGCAGGTGTAAACCAGGTGACCGCCGCCAGCTACCTGCCTGGAGATCAGGTTTTTAACGATATGAGAGTCTATGCCGAAGGGCAAAGCATCAGTGACGGTGTGCTTACCGGCATCAATCGTGTGGACTATGACTACCTGGAAACCCTTAAACTACAGGTGATTACGGGCCGAAGCTTTTCACGGGACATTACCGGAAATGAAAGCGATGTGATCCTTAACCGAAAGGCGGTGTCAGATTATGGCTATACTCCCGAGGAAATCATAGGCAGGGAAGTGTTTACCGATTCTTTTTCAGGAGAGCGTTTTAGCTTTAGGGTCATTGGTGTAATCGAAGATTTCAACCAGCGGTCTCTGCATTATGGCATTGAACCCCTGATGTTACAGCACCGGAAGGAAGAAAATTATGAATATATGATGGTCACCGTGTCGCCGGGAAGCTTCAAGGCAGTGGTTGATCGAATGGAAGATCTGTGGCATGAGTTGGTGCAGGATACCCCTTGGGAGTATACCGAGCTTGATCAGAGCCTGAGGTCAAAATATGAAGCAGATCAAAAGGCCATAGTACTTATATTCTCCGCAGCTATTATTGCTATCATTATTGCTTGCTTAGGGCTGTTTGGGCTTTCCTTGTTCACGGCACAGAAAAGACAAAAGGAGATCAGCATAAGAAAAGTCTTCGGGGCTTCAGTAAGGCAGTTAATGCGCATACAATACAAGAGCTTTTTTACTATGGTACTTATATCTCTTTTTATTGCCATTCCGGTCATTTACTATGGTATGGGGCAATGGTTGGCCGGTTTTGTCTACCGCGTGGAAATTGGTGCCGAAGCATTTATAATGTCCGGGGCTATTGCCTTTATCATTGCTATCCTTACGGTTAGTTATCAGTCAGTGAAGGTGGCACTGGCCAATCCGGTAGATGTACTCAGAAATGAATAA
- a CDS encoding ABC transporter permease: protein MLKNYFKIAVRNIVRNKAYSFINIAGLTLGITCCSLLFLFVMDEMAYDSMHIKRDRIYRVVEIGDEGGEARYFGQTSPPTGPTLATDYEEIGQFARLFKFGGHINFSIGDTKFAERAYFFADSTFFDVFDFQLVKGDRNTALSKANSMVIDEDWARRLFGNEDPLGKEIVLDQEDAYVITGVMKNAPQNSHLQVKILTSLPYSHDFFREYQSDWNRYGAYTYVVFDEKASPEKFAANIPGFVKKYFEPEANRNFYLQSLNDIHFGSQAIEYSSEATKGQKAYIYIFIGIGIFMLLIACINYMNLATAKSLHRGKEIGMRKVSGAQRYQLIIQFLSESTFIALIALALSIGLVDLLLPYFNVLTDKSFVFDTETFGNILALLFFITLVIGLLSGIYPALVMSRLRPANILKGSMSTGKGSVALRKILVVTQFTLSIIMIIATIVASNQMDYIQNRSLGFNKEQLLVVDINSGDVRKRFDAMKNEFAKSPYITKVAVSSRVPGEWKNLREVYLKSPDNSEDSLFSNYIGFDEHMLDVYEMTLTLGSNFTGNVKEDSLHVLVNETAVEALGLKDPLGKYIKIDNGQYKVIGVVQDFNFESLHNEIAPLVLGYRANAFQQIDYFSLKFDPGHVEKAIAHASEVHNSFDEGTPIEYHFLDEQWEQFYKNDKRAGNIFTIGAGITIFIACLGLFGLASFIIQKRTKEIGVRKVLGASVGDLFLLLAKTFVLQVLLAFIIAIPVSWYLMDDWLNNFAFRFEMGAKEFLTAGLVAVIIAILSVSYRVVKAALLNPVNTLRTE from the coding sequence ATGCTTAAAAACTACTTTAAAATAGCCGTAAGGAATATTGTGAGAAACAAGGCCTATTCCTTCATCAACATAGCCGGGCTTACCCTGGGGATTACCTGCTGTAGCCTGCTGTTTCTTTTTGTGATGGACGAAATGGCCTATGATTCCATGCACATCAAGCGGGACAGGATATACCGTGTGGTGGAGATAGGTGATGAAGGAGGAGAAGCCAGGTATTTTGGGCAAACCAGCCCACCGACAGGCCCAACACTGGCCACTGATTATGAGGAAATAGGGCAGTTTGCCAGGTTATTCAAATTTGGGGGGCACATCAACTTTTCTATTGGTGATACCAAGTTTGCAGAGCGGGCATATTTCTTTGCAGATTCTACCTTTTTTGATGTCTTTGATTTTCAACTGGTAAAAGGAGACAGAAATACAGCACTCTCAAAGGCTAATTCCATGGTGATCGATGAAGACTGGGCTCGCCGGCTGTTTGGAAATGAAGATCCTCTTGGAAAAGAGATTGTCTTGGATCAGGAAGATGCCTATGTCATTACAGGAGTAATGAAAAATGCGCCGCAGAATTCTCATTTACAGGTTAAAATATTAACGTCCCTGCCTTATTCTCATGATTTCTTCAGGGAATACCAGTCAGACTGGAATAGGTATGGTGCCTATACCTATGTAGTATTTGACGAAAAGGCTTCTCCTGAGAAGTTCGCTGCAAACATACCTGGATTTGTAAAGAAGTACTTCGAGCCTGAGGCTAACCGCAATTTCTACTTACAGTCACTCAATGATATACACTTCGGTTCCCAGGCCATTGAATATAGCAGCGAAGCTACAAAAGGCCAAAAAGCCTATATCTATATCTTTATAGGTATTGGGATATTTATGTTGCTGATTGCCTGCATCAATTACATGAACCTGGCTACAGCAAAATCACTCCACAGAGGAAAGGAAATCGGTATGAGGAAAGTATCGGGTGCGCAGCGGTATCAGCTCATCATCCAGTTCCTTAGTGAGTCCACCTTCATTGCCCTAATAGCACTGGCGTTATCTATCGGTCTTGTTGACCTTTTACTCCCATATTTCAATGTACTTACCGATAAAAGCTTTGTGTTCGATACAGAGACATTTGGTAACATTTTGGCGTTGCTGTTCTTCATCACTCTGGTTATCGGTTTACTTTCAGGTATTTATCCTGCCCTTGTGATGTCGAGGTTGAGACCGGCCAATATATTGAAAGGCAGCATGAGCACGGGTAAGGGAAGTGTAGCCTTAAGGAAAATTCTCGTAGTCACGCAATTCACATTATCCATTATCATGATCATCGCCACCATAGTAGCATCCAACCAGATGGACTACATCCAAAACCGTTCACTTGGTTTCAACAAAGAGCAATTATTGGTTGTGGATATCAATAGCGGAGATGTAAGAAAACGCTTTGACGCAATGAAAAACGAATTTGCAAAATCTCCTTATATCACCAAGGTGGCTGTATCTTCCCGAGTACCCGGAGAATGGAAAAACCTGAGGGAAGTATATCTTAAATCCCCCGATAACAGTGAAGATTCCCTGTTCTCCAATTATATAGGCTTCGATGAGCATATGCTGGATGTTTATGAAATGACGCTGACCTTGGGAAGCAATTTTACGGGCAATGTAAAAGAAGATTCCCTTCATGTACTGGTTAACGAAACTGCCGTGGAGGCCCTTGGGTTGAAGGACCCGCTGGGAAAGTATATTAAAATTGATAACGGTCAGTATAAGGTTATAGGTGTAGTACAGGATTTTAATTTTGAGTCGTTGCACAATGAAATTGCCCCGCTTGTACTGGGATACAGAGCTAACGCATTTCAGCAGATCGATTATTTTTCTCTAAAATTTGATCCCGGGCATGTTGAAAAGGCTATAGCTCATGCCTCAGAGGTACATAATAGCTTCGATGAGGGTACCCCTATAGAGTACCACTTCCTGGACGAGCAGTGGGAGCAATTTTATAAAAATGACAAGCGTGCCGGTAATATATTCACCATAGGTGCAGGCATCACCATATTCATAGCTTGCCTGGGATTATTTGGACTCGCTTCATTTATCATCCAAAAGCGAACGAAAGAAATAGGAGTGAGAAAGGTACTTGGGGCATCAGTTGGAGACCTGTTTTTGCTGCTTGCAAAAACATTTGTTCTTCAGGTGTTGCTGGCTTTCATTATTGCCATTCCGGTATCATGGTATCTGATGGACGACTGGCTCAATAACTTTGCTTTCAGGTTCGAAATGGGAGCAAAGGAATTTTTGACAGCAGGTTTGGTGGCTGTTATAATCGCGATATTGTCAGTGAGCTACAGGGTAGTCAAGGCAGCGCTGCTTAATCCGGTTAATACGCTGAGGACAGAATAA
- the hpf gene encoding ribosome hibernation-promoting factor, HPF/YfiA family, whose protein sequence is MKTDIQTVGFDANQELLDFVNDRIKHLRKFETQITGIDVYLKNVKNDQDETKVAEMKLFLPGPTLYAEYQSDSFRESIMETVDKLKKQMRKRKELQNEKRP, encoded by the coding sequence ATGAAGACAGATATCCAAACCGTGGGATTTGATGCGAATCAGGAACTTTTAGATTTTGTAAATGACCGCATAAAGCATTTGAGAAAGTTTGAAACTCAAATAACAGGTATAGATGTATACCTTAAAAATGTTAAAAATGACCAAGATGAAACCAAAGTGGCTGAGATGAAGCTGTTTCTGCCGGGACCTACGCTATATGCGGAATATCAATCCGATAGTTTCAGGGAAAGCATCATGGAAACAGTAGATAAATTGAAAAAACAGATGAGGAAGCGTAAAGAGCTTCAAAACGAAAAGAGACCGTAA
- a CDS encoding lmo0937 family membrane protein, whose amino-acid sequence MRSCLIVIIIVLVVGWLFGFFAFDLGWFIHFLLVAAVILLLLRLIGGR is encoded by the coding sequence ATGAGAAGCTGTTTAATTGTAATTATTATAGTCTTAGTAGTTGGATGGCTATTCGGGTTCTTTGCCTTCGACCTGGGTTGGTTCATCCACTTTCTGCTGGTAGCAGCAGTAATATTGCTTCTCTTAAGACTGATAGGAGGGCGCTAA
- a CDS encoding aminotransferase class IV yields MFCFVNNDLIKREDAKIGISDLSIIRGYGIFDFFRLKDNVPLFMDDHLERFFLSAKKVFDEVPFDKHDLEVKIRQLIETNKMPVSGIRIVLTGGYTPDGYSIGSPNLIITQEHIKFPPDESYRTGIKLITYSYLRELPEVKTINYMTGIWLKKEIAKAGAFDVLYHHNGLVCELTRSNFFIVNQQNEIITPDRSILKGVTRRKVLDLARQKFKVHEAPVSVDDLRTAKEAFLTGTTKKVLPVTLIDDFTIGDGKVGAVTKELMQQFSLFEEQFIKQG; encoded by the coding sequence ATGTTTTGCTTTGTAAATAATGACCTTATCAAGCGGGAGGATGCCAAAATCGGTATATCTGACCTCAGTATTATCAGGGGCTACGGTATCTTTGATTTCTTCAGGCTTAAAGACAATGTCCCACTTTTTATGGACGACCACCTTGAGAGGTTCTTTCTTTCTGCTAAAAAAGTATTTGATGAAGTACCCTTTGATAAACATGATCTGGAGGTCAAAATCAGGCAGCTTATAGAGACGAACAAAATGCCGGTTTCGGGTATCAGGATTGTACTGACCGGGGGCTATACCCCTGATGGTTATAGTATAGGATCGCCCAACCTTATCATCACGCAGGAGCATATAAAATTTCCACCTGACGAAAGCTACAGGACAGGAATTAAGCTGATTACCTATTCTTATTTAAGGGAGCTGCCTGAGGTGAAAACCATAAATTATATGACTGGTATCTGGCTGAAAAAGGAAATCGCCAAAGCGGGGGCCTTTGATGTGCTGTACCACCACAACGGGCTTGTTTGCGAGCTTACCAGGAGTAATTTCTTCATCGTAAATCAGCAAAATGAGATCATAACACCTGACCGGAGCATATTAAAAGGGGTAACCCGAAGGAAGGTGCTGGATCTGGCACGGCAGAAATTCAAAGTGCATGAGGCTCCTGTATCTGTAGATGACCTGCGTACAGCCAAAGAAGCTTTTCTGACAGGTACTACAAAGAAAGTTTTACCCGTTACCCTCATAGACGACTTTACTATCGGTGATGGGAAAGTGGGGGCCGTCACCAAAGAACTTATGCAGCAATTCAGCCTGTTTGAAGAGCAGTTTATAAAGCAGGGCTGA
- a CDS encoding exodeoxyribonuclease III, whose translation MSNLKLVSWNINGIRAILKKDFIENIKKMNPDIFCLQETKAQVEDVKTAAQLLPEYHAYINSSKARKGYSGTAIFSKKKPLSVVYDLGHDDHDQEGRVITAEYQDFFLVNVYTPNSGQGLNRLDYRQTWDEVFLEYLKALEEKKPVILCGDLNVAHQEIDIARAKQNYNKSAGYTQQEIDGFSSYISNGFVDTFRHFYPEEIKYSYWNYMFNARARNVGWRIDYFLVGSGLLDQVKSAAIHNEYEGSDHCPVELVIESTY comes from the coding sequence ATGAGTAATCTAAAACTCGTGTCCTGGAATATCAACGGCATCAGGGCCATTTTGAAGAAAGACTTTATTGAAAATATTAAAAAGATGAACCCGGATATATTCTGCCTGCAGGAAACAAAAGCGCAGGTCGAAGATGTGAAAACGGCTGCTCAGCTTCTGCCGGAGTACCATGCCTACATTAATTCTTCCAAGGCAAGAAAGGGCTATTCCGGAACGGCCATATTCTCCAAAAAGAAGCCGCTAAGTGTAGTATATGACCTTGGTCATGATGACCACGACCAGGAAGGTAGGGTGATTACGGCGGAGTATCAGGATTTCTTCCTGGTGAACGTTTACACCCCCAACTCCGGGCAGGGTCTCAACAGACTGGATTACAGGCAAACGTGGGACGAGGTTTTTCTGGAGTACCTCAAAGCTCTGGAAGAAAAGAAACCAGTTATTCTGTGTGGCGACCTTAACGTTGCACATCAGGAGATAGACATCGCCAGGGCCAAACAGAATTATAACAAATCAGCCGGCTACACCCAGCAAGAGATCGATGGATTTAGCAGCTATATCAGCAACGGTTTTGTGGATACTTTCCGTCATTTCTACCCGGAAGAAATTAAATATTCATACTGGAATTATATGTTCAATGCACGAGCGAGGAATGTGGGGTGGAGGATTGATTATTTTCTGGTCGGGAGTGGTTTGCTTGATCAGGTAAAGAGTGCGGCGATTCACAATGAGTATGAAGGCTCAGACCATTGCCCGGTGGAATTGGTAATAGAATCAACATATTAA
- a CDS encoding M57 family metalloprotease codes for MKRLNSLLVLAVLASGVFFSCENESVAPGDDVPEEVLAKLTQLGFSIDGVSHFEDGFLVENDIYLTAADLERMSPGASIPAVEQYSTDNLVNGPRMINVYMPTGSKGFSSGEQAGLDEAMRRYNAENLTISFQRVSSSSNADIVFKRLSKRDERRGVLGSAGFPTASGDPYGTINMSGILESQYGLSVDGIATIMAHEMGHCIGFRHTDFFDRSISCGGSAANEGDGGVGANHIPGTPTGADLSGKGSWMLACTDGSSRPFTNADKTALDYLY; via the coding sequence ATGAAAAGATTAAATTCTCTTCTGGTACTGGCAGTGTTGGCCAGCGGCGTGTTTTTCTCATGTGAAAATGAAAGTGTAGCTCCTGGTGATGATGTACCTGAAGAAGTGCTTGCTAAGCTGACTCAGTTAGGCTTTAGCATTGATGGGGTTTCGCATTTTGAAGATGGTTTTCTTGTAGAAAACGATATCTATCTTACTGCAGCCGACCTTGAAAGAATGAGTCCCGGAGCAAGCATTCCTGCCGTAGAGCAGTACAGCACTGATAATCTTGTAAATGGGCCAAGAATGATCAATGTTTACATGCCTACAGGTAGTAAAGGATTTAGCTCTGGTGAGCAGGCTGGTCTGGATGAAGCTATGAGAAGATACAATGCCGAAAACCTGACTATCTCTTTCCAGAGAGTTTCTTCAAGCAGCAATGCTGACATCGTGTTCAAAAGATTGAGCAAAAGAGATGAGCGCAGAGGTGTTCTCGGTTCTGCCGGTTTCCCAACAGCATCAGGAGATCCTTACGGAACTATCAACATGAGTGGTATCCTTGAGTCTCAGTACGGACTTAGCGTAGATGGTATCGCTACTATTATGGCTCACGAAATGGGGCATTGCATCGGTTTTCGGCATACTGACTTCTTTGACAGAAGCATAAGCTGCGGAGGTTCTGCTGCTAACGAAGGTGACGGTGGTGTAGGTGCAAACCACATCCCTGGTACTCCAACCGGTGCGGACCTTTCAGGGAAGGGATCATGGATGTTGGCTTGTACTGACGGTTCAAGCAGGCCTTTCACAAACGCTGACAAAACTGCTTTGGATTACCTATATTAA
- a CDS encoding TetR/AcrR family transcriptional regulator, with translation MPKNVTFDRDEIIRKVTDLFWKKGYHGTSMQDLVDATGLNRSSLYNSFGDKFSLFLESLKFYQDREQTLAFANLFKENSAIASIRSFFTALVDGIENDQDRKGCYLINCTAELSATEKKVQEFLLNNQQVLLCTFADLIRAGQEKGEISAHKNAHQLALYLFTSLQGLRLTGMLTTSKEDLNSVVDQVITSLN, from the coding sequence ATGCCGAAGAACGTTACATTCGATAGGGATGAAATTATCCGCAAAGTGACTGACCTTTTCTGGAAAAAGGGCTATCACGGTACATCTATGCAGGATTTGGTAGATGCGACTGGTTTGAACCGATCGAGCCTTTACAATTCCTTTGGCGATAAATTTTCGCTGTTTCTTGAATCCCTGAAATTTTACCAGGATCGTGAGCAAACACTCGCTTTTGCCAACCTCTTTAAAGAAAATTCAGCTATTGCCTCTATCCGTTCTTTTTTTACGGCTTTGGTAGATGGTATTGAAAACGACCAGGACCGGAAGGGCTGCTACCTGATCAACTGTACAGCTGAGCTTTCTGCTACAGAGAAAAAAGTGCAGGAATTTCTTTTGAACAATCAACAGGTTCTGCTCTGTACTTTTGCAGACCTGATCAGGGCCGGACAAGAAAAAGGAGAGATATCTGCACATAAAAATGCCCATCAACTCGCGCTCTATTTGTTTACAAGTCTGCAAGGATTACGCCTGACCGGCATGCTAACCACCTCCAAAGAAGATCTCAATAGTGTTGTGGATCAGGTGATTACTTCATTAAACTAA